One region of Miscanthus floridulus cultivar M001 chromosome 19, ASM1932011v1, whole genome shotgun sequence genomic DNA includes:
- the LOC136529745 gene encoding non-specific lipid-transfer protein 1-like, which translates to MKTSSSGIAVLLVAMLAVEAAVQVRADISCPDVLNDLSPCLPFLQGNAPLPSDQCCGGVRALYAAADTRPARQATCRCLKAAYLQVHAQLPAAQALPGDCGVPISYEITPDIDCDKIE; encoded by the exons ATGAAGACTAGCAGCTCGGGCATTGCAGTCCTCCTGGTGGCGATGCTGGCGGTCGAGGCCGCGGTGCAGGTGCGGGCCGACATCTCGTGCCCCGACGTGCTCAACGACCTGTCGCCGTGCCTGCCCTTCCTGCAGGGCAACGCACCCCTACCCAGCGACCAGTGCTGCGGCGGCGTGAGGGCCCTCTACGCGGCCGCGGACACCAGGCCCGCGAGGCAGGCCACGTGCCGGTGCCTCAAGGCGGCCTACCTTCAGGTCCACGCCCAACTGCCCGCGGCGCAGGCGCTGCCCGGCGACTGCGGCGTCCCGATCTCCTACGAGATCACCCCCGACATCGACTGCGACAA GATTGAATGA